One window of Candidatus Nanosynbacter sp. HMT-352 genomic DNA carries:
- a CDS encoding FKBP-type peptidyl-prolyl cis-trans isomerase: MATTKGQRIGIWVIAGMMFLGTVGGFVAMMVAPGNEAKDQAAFEKAKDEYTKATDERKKKVEAQANELSQKYYGKFSEFSSRVSAFEAGDVKELVKEDLVEGEGAEVKDDTKLAVYYIGWNAKGEIFDQSIADGKLKAPLNMDGPANTAVIQGWKEGLIGMKIGGVRELTIPANKAYGDKAQGDKIPANSPLKFVVMAIEKPADIPEPEMPEVMKQYYRSRGFNV; the protein is encoded by the coding sequence ATGGCAACTACAAAAGGCCAGAGAATAGGTATTTGGGTTATTGCCGGCATGATGTTTTTAGGGACCGTTGGCGGATTTGTCGCTATGATGGTGGCGCCTGGAAATGAAGCCAAAGATCAAGCCGCGTTTGAAAAAGCTAAGGATGAATACACCAAGGCTACTGACGAGCGAAAAAAGAAAGTAGAAGCTCAGGCTAATGAATTGAGTCAAAAATATTACGGCAAGTTTTCTGAGTTTAGCTCACGAGTTAGCGCGTTTGAAGCTGGCGACGTGAAAGAGCTTGTTAAAGAAGATTTGGTTGAGGGCGAAGGAGCCGAGGTTAAGGACGATACTAAATTGGCTGTTTATTACATTGGCTGGAATGCTAAGGGTGAGATTTTCGATCAATCAATCGCTGACGGCAAATTGAAAGCTCCGCTCAATATGGATGGCCCGGCAAATACTGCAGTCATTCAGGGTTGGAAAGAGGGTTTGATTGGTATGAAAATTGGCGGTGTGCGTGAATTAACAATTCCAGCCAACAAGGCTTACGGTGACAAAGCTCAGGGCGATAAAATTCCTGCAAATTCTCCACTTAAGTTTGTGGTGATGGCTATTGAAAAACCGGCTGATATCCCAGAGCCAGAAATGCCAGAAGTGATGAAGCAATATTATCGATCGCGAGGTTTCAATGTCTAA
- a CDS encoding glycosyltransferase produces MSNPKVSILIPVTKNESECVKNTLYSVKDDIVRYGICSEIIVIANCCRGTTDIVVDRIFSNRDFVDEELVQTKIVYCDTPGKMFAVNEGIDASKGDTLILIDGDLIMDPGSIAWTVDALKHPNTTVVSMHHCPIEGTLPKDEDLALVIRLNALRRHSFPEKYWLHGAYLGWSKDLIIDGSTLRFPAGARVHEDNWLTAIIARDYGFKTIRVTKNYMARFIPPQNWEDYYRQQWRYQFAHKDLAEAFPELSEYIPMIRKWTNDKYPEEWIDREWRELAMSKGIDFDSFLPTYKKVLQKVRSGRNESRRLLDDNGVWIQQVSTKHSHTGRG; encoded by the coding sequence ATGAGTAATCCAAAAGTATCTATACTAATACCAGTCACAAAAAATGAGTCAGAGTGCGTTAAAAACACTCTCTATTCAGTTAAAGATGACATAGTTCGTTATGGAATATGTTCAGAAATTATAGTGATCGCCAATTGTTGTAGAGGAACTACCGATATAGTCGTAGATAGAATATTTTCAAATAGAGATTTTGTAGACGAAGAGCTTGTGCAGACAAAAATAGTTTACTGTGATACACCTGGTAAAATGTTTGCGGTAAACGAGGGCATCGATGCTTCAAAAGGTGATACTTTGATACTAATAGACGGTGATCTAATTATGGATCCTGGATCTATAGCATGGACTGTAGACGCGCTAAAGCATCCTAATACAACAGTAGTAAGTATGCATCATTGCCCAATTGAAGGCACGCTGCCAAAAGATGAAGACCTGGCGCTAGTTATACGACTGAACGCTTTAAGGAGACATTCATTTCCTGAGAAATATTGGCTTCATGGAGCATATTTAGGTTGGTCCAAAGATCTTATTATAGATGGGTCTACTCTACGCTTTCCAGCTGGAGCTAGAGTACATGAAGACAATTGGCTAACAGCTATTATTGCGAGAGATTACGGCTTTAAGACGATTAGAGTAACTAAAAACTATATGGCTCGGTTTATTCCACCTCAGAATTGGGAAGACTATTATCGCCAGCAATGGCGTTATCAATTTGCTCACAAAGATTTAGCCGAGGCGTTTCCAGAGCTTTCAGAGTACATACCTATGATAAGGAAATGGACTAATGATAAATATCCAGAGGAATGGATAGATAGAGAATGGAGAGAGTTGGCTATGTCTAAGGGTATAGACTTTGATTCATTTCTACCTACATATAAAAAGGTTCTACAAAAGGTTCGCTCAGGAAGAAATGAATCTAGACGTCTTTTGGATGATAATGGGGTATGGATTCAACAGGTTTCAACAAAGCACAGTCATACGGGCAGAGGCTAA
- a CDS encoding NUDIX domain-containing protein, with product MVKVVSKALIKDKIGKYLLLYRGDTHPNFPGHLDLPGGEVESEETSRMATAREVQEETGICIYPNDLKKLFVKQYKNTKHVLFEIVIDKTEADISVKLSWEHKKYRWMTLSELLDANIPENADPYYIDVIDYLKHLSET from the coding sequence ATGGTTAAAGTAGTATCAAAAGCGCTTATTAAAGATAAAATTGGCAAATATCTACTGCTCTACAGGGGAGATACACACCCTAATTTCCCTGGACACCTTGATCTTCCTGGAGGAGAAGTAGAATCTGAAGAAACCTCCAGGATGGCGACCGCGCGAGAAGTACAGGAAGAAACTGGCATATGTATATATCCAAATGATTTAAAAAAGCTATTTGTTAAGCAGTACAAAAACACAAAACATGTACTTTTTGAGATAGTCATAGATAAGACTGAGGCTGACATTTCTGTTAAATTGAGCTGGGAACATAAAAAATACCGTTGGATGACGTTATCGGAATTATTAGATGCTAATATTCCAGAGAACGCAGATCCTTATTATATAGATGTTATTGATTATTTAAAGCATTTATCCGAGACTTGA
- the pheT gene encoding phenylalanine--tRNA ligase subunit beta produces MKVSLNLIKQLINFELPPVDELVSRVNQQLGGVEEVIDMKAKYGGARIVRVVECEKHPNADRLSVTKIDDGGVADVARDDNGYVQVVCGAPNVHADMWAIWLPPKSTVPASFDDAEPFVLDARPLRGILSQGMLAAADELAIGTDHEGIIEINERDIPTGVTLQAGASFAEVFGLDDYVLEIENKMFTHRPDCFGQLGVAREIAGIFHQQFNSPDWYNAIQEFADSDGLELEVFNEANELAPAFSVIAIKNVDIHSSPLWLQCQLVAMGGKPINNIVDATNYVMFMTAQPTHAYDYDKLRGHKLGVRMARSGEKVGLLNGKEYELTSGDIVIADGEGVIGLAGIMGGVDTEVSAETKNIVLECANFDMYALRRTAMRHGIFTDALTRFNKGQSPAQIDPVLKWLIVMVGGEQASPMLFKNHSSLRQVLVDGKHWHGGLLIPKRFVEERLGVDFAENEIEALLKNVEFIVDDGNKYGEAGVMVYSPFWRTDIELPEDIVEEVGRLYGFDRLPRRSPERSIKPAPKNERRELKQRIRQSLSRSGANEVLTYSFVHERVLKNSEQDPSRAYRLSNALSPDLQYYRISILPSLLDKVHANIKSGHDEFMLFEIGKIHDKKLGFNDENLPIEKTFIDGVYANKKPQAGAPFYKVRKIAERLMKDLSIEVDFVKIAESDSDVLAPFDAKRSAWIVAKNGDNLGIVGELVSSARRNFKLPDCTAAFSINIEKLQENLSKNQDYNYQPLSRFPSTARDISLKMDSNVDYAKVYACAEEVAKKHGELQIDITPIAIYQPKNDDSTKTVTLNVKFTSAERTLEDKDIAPIIEEIAAMAAEEFDAAQV; encoded by the coding sequence ATGAAAGTTAGCTTAAATCTTATAAAACAATTGATTAATTTTGAGTTGCCGCCAGTTGATGAGCTGGTGTCGCGTGTCAATCAGCAGCTTGGTGGTGTCGAGGAAGTGATTGACATGAAGGCCAAATATGGTGGCGCGCGCATTGTGCGAGTTGTTGAGTGCGAAAAGCACCCGAATGCGGATCGTTTGAGTGTGACTAAAATTGACGATGGTGGCGTGGCGGACGTTGCAAGGGATGACAATGGTTACGTGCAAGTGGTTTGCGGCGCGCCGAATGTTCATGCTGATATGTGGGCAATTTGGTTGCCGCCAAAAAGCACCGTTCCAGCAAGTTTTGATGACGCCGAGCCGTTCGTGCTGGATGCGCGACCGCTGCGTGGAATCTTAAGTCAGGGTATGCTGGCGGCGGCTGATGAGCTGGCGATTGGTACGGATCACGAGGGAATCATTGAGATCAATGAGCGTGATATTCCGACTGGCGTTACTCTTCAGGCTGGCGCGAGTTTTGCGGAAGTGTTTGGACTGGACGATTACGTGCTGGAAATTGAGAATAAGATGTTTACACACAGGCCAGATTGTTTTGGGCAACTCGGCGTGGCGCGTGAAATTGCTGGGATTTTTCATCAGCAGTTTAATAGTCCTGACTGGTATAATGCTATTCAAGAATTCGCAGATAGCGATGGCTTAGAGCTTGAAGTGTTTAATGAGGCCAATGAGCTTGCGCCCGCATTCTCTGTGATTGCTATAAAAAATGTAGATATCCATTCAAGTCCGTTGTGGTTGCAATGTCAATTAGTTGCAATGGGCGGCAAACCTATCAATAACATCGTTGACGCGACAAACTACGTGATGTTTATGACGGCGCAGCCAACTCATGCTTATGATTACGACAAGTTGCGCGGGCATAAACTTGGCGTGCGAATGGCGCGCAGTGGCGAGAAGGTTGGTTTGCTTAACGGCAAGGAATATGAATTGACGTCTGGCGATATTGTTATCGCTGATGGCGAAGGTGTGATTGGGCTAGCTGGAATTATGGGCGGCGTTGATACGGAAGTTTCGGCTGAAACGAAGAATATTGTCCTTGAATGTGCCAATTTTGATATGTACGCACTGAGACGTACGGCTATGCGCCACGGAATTTTCACCGACGCTCTGACTAGGTTTAATAAGGGGCAGTCGCCAGCACAAATTGACCCTGTCTTAAAATGGTTAATTGTTATGGTTGGTGGTGAGCAAGCTAGTCCTATGCTATTTAAGAATCATTCTTCATTGCGACAAGTGTTGGTCGATGGTAAGCACTGGCACGGTGGATTGTTGATTCCTAAAAGGTTTGTCGAAGAACGTCTGGGTGTTGACTTTGCCGAGAATGAGATTGAGGCACTACTAAAGAATGTTGAATTTATCGTTGACGATGGTAATAAATATGGCGAAGCTGGCGTGATGGTTTACAGTCCATTTTGGCGAACAGATATTGAGCTTCCTGAGGATATTGTTGAGGAAGTTGGGCGATTATATGGCTTTGATAGATTGCCGCGTCGTTCGCCAGAGCGAAGCATCAAGCCTGCGCCGAAGAATGAGCGTCGTGAATTGAAACAGAGAATTCGTCAAAGTTTGTCTAGGTCTGGAGCGAACGAAGTTTTGACATATAGCTTTGTTCATGAGCGCGTTTTGAAAAATTCTGAGCAAGATCCGAGCCGTGCGTATCGCTTGAGTAATGCGCTTAGTCCAGACTTGCAATATTACCGAATTAGCATTTTGCCGAGTTTGTTGGATAAAGTTCACGCCAATATAAAATCTGGACATGACGAATTTATGCTGTTTGAAATTGGCAAAATTCACGATAAGAAATTAGGGTTTAACGATGAGAATTTGCCGATTGAAAAGACTTTCATTGACGGAGTTTATGCGAATAAAAAACCTCAAGCTGGCGCGCCGTTTTACAAGGTGAGGAAAATTGCTGAAAGGCTGATGAAGGATTTGAGCATTGAAGTTGATTTTGTGAAGATCGCGGAATCTGACAGCGACGTTTTAGCGCCATTTGATGCAAAACGCAGCGCTTGGATTGTGGCGAAGAATGGCGACAATTTGGGGATTGTTGGCGAGCTGGTTTCATCTGCTCGACGTAATTTCAAATTGCCAGATTGCACCGCGGCGTTTTCTATTAATATTGAGAAATTGCAGGAAAATCTGAGTAAAAATCAGGACTATAATTACCAGCCGTTAAGTCGTTTCCCATCGACCGCCAGAGATATTTCATTGAAGATGGATTCGAATGTTGATTATGCGAAGGTTTATGCTTGCGCTGAAGAAGTTGCGAAAAAACACGGTGAGCTACAAATTGACATAACGCCGATTGCGATATATCAGCCAAAAAATGACGATTCGACAAAAACTGTAACTTTGAATGTAAAGTTTACGAGCGCTGAGCGTACTCTGGAAGATAAAGACATTGCGCCGATTATTGAGGAAATTGCCGCGATGGCTGCGGAAGAATTCGACGCCGCTCAGGTTTAA
- a CDS encoding glycosyltransferase: MNTEIIIPTFNGARYLPDMLQSLNSQDNHDFRVIISDNGSHDDTIDIVKSISGSLNYDIDIVDSSDKPGKAHALNKGIIHSADAKKLLFLDQDDTVNSCYVSEMSSALDDHSFVAACMNANLLNSSIDVLPRYAPRDQKIGQFLIKIAAGGSIGVTRDMVYDLGMFNEEFNYSTNDVEFCVRAHYCGYELSLVKNAILNYRFRETWRDNYIQGVYYGEGNYAIAQIYPEIRGDQEDIIRLTIGVVRMLGRFILVKKERAKSAHNMGKYVGQIKSRINALNNQ, from the coding sequence ATGAATACTGAAATAATAATACCTACGTTTAATGGGGCAAGATACTTACCTGATATGCTTCAGTCTTTGAATTCTCAAGATAATCACGATTTCCGCGTGATTATATCTGATAACGGATCTCATGATGACACTATAGATATCGTGAAAAGTATTTCAGGCAGTCTAAATTACGATATTGATATAGTAGATTCTAGCGATAAACCTGGTAAGGCTCATGCTCTAAATAAGGGCATAATTCATAGTGCGGATGCAAAAAAGCTACTATTCTTAGATCAAGACGATACAGTAAATAGCTGTTACGTCTCTGAGATGTCCAGCGCACTAGATGACCATTCTTTTGTGGCTGCATGTATGAATGCCAATTTACTGAACTCATCAATTGATGTTCTGCCCAGATATGCGCCTAGAGATCAAAAGATTGGTCAGTTTTTAATAAAAATAGCAGCTGGAGGATCTATAGGCGTAACAAGAGATATGGTTTACGATCTGGGTATGTTTAATGAGGAATTTAACTATTCAACAAATGATGTTGAGTTTTGCGTGAGAGCTCACTACTGTGGATACGAGCTTAGTCTAGTAAAAAATGCTATTTTAAATTACCGATTTAGGGAGACTTGGCGGGATAATTATATTCAAGGAGTCTACTATGGCGAGGGTAATTATGCTATAGCCCAGATATATCCAGAAATTAGAGGAGATCAAGAGGATATCATAAGGCTTACTATAGGAGTAGTAAGAATGTTGGGAAGATTTATCTTAGTAAAAAAAGAGCGTGCGAAGTCTGCGCATAATATGGGGAAATATGTCGGACAGATCAAGTCTCGGATAAATGCTTTAAATAATCAATAA